In Aquificaceae bacterium, the genomic stretch TATTTCTGTTCTAACCCTTGCCTTCTATAGCAAAAGTTATGCGAAGGTTTTTAAACCAGATGCCCTTCTTGTATATACGCCCTCTCTTCTTATACCGCTTTTATGGATAATTCAAACGCCAGAGCCAATACAATACTTGGCAAACCTATGGAGAGAGAGCTTTAGCAGAGTAGAAGGAGATTTTTCAAGGCTAAGGCATATGCTCTTCTTCCCACTTGTAAATTTCAAAGATACGCTACCTTGGAGTTTTCTTTTCCCTTTGTCTTTGTATGTGGCAAGAAAAGACCTTGACTTTCCTCCACAGCTAAGAGCACTTCTCTTGCTTTTCTTAGCCAACTACATTCCCTATTGGGTTTCCGACTCCGCTGGCAGATACATAATGCCACTTTATCCACTTTTGGCAATCCTTTTTGCCTATTACCTTCACAAAGCCCTCAAGGTTGAAGTCTTTAGAAAGCTGTTCCTTATAACCATTTTAATTGTTATCCTGTTAAAATTCCTACACAGTATTTTCTTCTTCCCCTATGCGGAAAACAGGGAGAGCTCAAGGAAAAGGATTGCGGAGCAAATAGTAAATATGATAGACCCGAAAAGTTCAATAGCCTGCCAATGTCCACAGGAGAAATCTGTGTGTTTGTATTTAGGTCTTTGGAAAGGAGAGCCTCTAAGGTTGCTAAGTAAGGAAAAAGAGGTAAGATATGTGGTTAACTGTGGAGAGCCAAAGGGTGATAGCGTTGTGGAGTTTAAACTAAAAGATAAAACTATCCGCCTTGAGGAGCTAAGAAGGGATAACTTCTAAGCCTTGCAGGTAGCCTTCTATCTCTCACTTGCAGGTCCACTTCAAGCCCATCAATTCTGTGGTCTACATGGACAAAACATAATGCTATACCCTTCTGCAGGGTTGGAGAGTAAGTGCCACTGCTTACATAGCCTATCTCCCTGTCTTTGTAAAATACCTTGTAGTCCTCTCTTGGCACACCTCTTTGCAAAAGCTCAAGTCCAAAGAGCTTCTTTTCCACCTTCCTTTGTAGAAGTGCGTCCTTGCCCAAAAAGTCCTTTTCAAGGCTTACATACCTGTCAAGATTAGCCTCAAAGGGTGTTATATCCTCCGAAAGCTCGTGTCCATACAGTGGCATTCCCGCCTCTATCCTCAAGACATCCCTTGCACCAAGCCCACAAGGCATACACTCTTTAGAAAGCTCCATAAAAAGCTCCAAGCCCTTCTCCACTGGTGCATAAACCTCAAAGCCGTCTTCGCCCGTGTATCCCGTGCGTGAAAGGAGCATATCTCCAAAGACCTTAAAGTGGTAGTATTTTATGTCCCCAACAGGTAGGTGTTTGCTAAGGACTTCTTGCGACCTTGGTCCTTGAATGGCAAATTGCATCCACTCTTGGCTCATGTCTCTTACAGAAAGCCCCCAACCCAAAAGCCACTCTTTGACCTTTTCCTTGTTTCCCGCATTTACGCACATAAAAAACTCCCTTTCAGAAAGCTTATAGAGGGTTATATCATCCTTTACTCCACCTTGCTCGTTTAAAAGCAGGTTGTATTGCACCTTACCCTCTTTTAGCCTTCCCATGTCTCTGGAAGTTAGCTTTTGTAGTGTCTCAAAGCCATCGGAGATAATTAGCCTTCCCATATGAGACACATCAAAAAGCCCGCAAGAGCTTCTTACCGCCCTTACCTCTTCCACTATGGACTTGTATTCAAGAGGCATTTCCCAGCCTGCAAACTCCACAAACCTTGCACCGAGTTCTTTGTGTTTTGAATAGAGAGGCGTTCTCATATTAAAATTTTAGCCTATGCTTTTTAGATACCTGTTAGTTAACCACATTAAAACCTTTACCCTTTTACTTGTAGTTCTCATAGGAATACTATACGCCTATATGATAGGTGAGGTTTTCTTGGTTTTCAAGAATAGAAATCCTGAGGTTGTGCTATCTTACTCTCTTAACTTCCTTCCCACTGCCTTTTTTTACTCTGGTGCTTTTGTGAACGCCCTTGCCTTGCTTGTAGCTCTCAGGAGACTCTTTCAGAGAAAGATAGACTTGCTTATTCAAAGCTTTGGCATCTCACCTT encodes the following:
- a CDS encoding glycosyl transferase, with translation ISVLTLAFYSKSYAKVFKPDALLVYTPSLLIPLLWIIQTPEPIQYLANLWRESFSRVEGDFSRLRHMLFFPLVNFKDTLPWSFLFPLSLYVARKDLDFPPQLRALLLLFLANYIPYWVSDSAGRYIMPLYPLLAILFAYYLHKALKVEVFRKLFLITILIVILLKFLHSIFFFPYAENRESSRKRIAEQIVNMIDPKSSIACQCPQEKSVCLYLGLWKGEPLRLLSKEKEVRYVVNCGEPKGDSVVEFKLKDKTIRLEELRRDNF
- the gcvT gene encoding glycine cleavage system aminomethyltransferase GcvT encodes the protein MRTPLYSKHKELGARFVEFAGWEMPLEYKSIVEEVRAVRSSCGLFDVSHMGRLIISDGFETLQKLTSRDMGRLKEGKVQYNLLLNEQGGVKDDITLYKLSEREFFMCVNAGNKEKVKEWLLGWGLSVRDMSQEWMQFAIQGPRSQEVLSKHLPVGDIKYYHFKVFGDMLLSRTGYTGEDGFEVYAPVEKGLELFMELSKECMPCGLGARDVLRIEAGMPLYGHELSEDITPFEANLDRYVSLEKDFLGKDALLQRKVEKKLFGLELLQRGVPREDYKVFYKDREIGYVSSGTYSPTLQKGIALCFVHVDHRIDGLEVDLQVRDRRLPARLRSYPFLAPQGG